The following proteins are encoded in a genomic region of Marasmius oreades isolate 03SP1 chromosome 10, whole genome shotgun sequence:
- a CDS encoding uncharacterized protein (antiSMASH:Cluster_10.2), which yields MADSNVPPQDIYFHQKNSAEHHEALILRDAVLKLRRNGAFVAVPLFRVNIEPMGPHPIGSYEIWAPAETFSSVFSYLCMNRGNLSILVHPLTEHARADHEIHSAWIGPPIPLDLSTLPVREDKIPLQYPSLKLGYSASRALSIEDRQRLGANVENTLLKHEPEAARAPTN from the exons ATGGCTGACAGTAACGTACCTCCCCAAGATATCTATTTTCATCAGAAAAATTCAGCGGAGCACCACGAAGCCTTGATATTGCGAGATGCTGTTTTAAAGTTGAGGCGGAATGGCGCGTTCGTGGCGGTTCCTCTTTTTCGGGTGAATATTGAACCAATGGGTCCGCATCCTATCG GTTCATACGAGATTTGGGCTCCTGCCGAGACATTCTCTTCCGTTTTCTCATATCTTTGCATGAACAGAGGAAATTTGAG TATTCTCGTCCACCCTCTGACAGAGCATGCT CGAGC AGATCACGAAATCCACAGCGCCTGGATTGGTCCCCCAATCCCGTTAGATCTTTCCACATTACCGGTGCGGGAGGATAAAATCCCGTTGCAATATCCAAGTCTTA AACTTGGGTATTCCGCATCACGCGCCTTATCAATCGAGGACCGTCAGCGACTGGGTGCGAATGTAGAGAACACTCTGTTGAAACATGAGCCAGAAGCAGCCAGGGCGCCGACTAATTGA